The following proteins come from a genomic window of Finegoldia magna ATCC 29328:
- the lipA gene encoding lipoyl synthase, with amino-acid sequence MIRKPKWMRIKIEGSQNLHEVESLVDGFELNTVCKEANCPNRMKCYESRTATFMILGDICTRNCRYCNVTTGRGRVVDEKEPENVAKVVQKLGLKYAVITSVDRDDLKDEGATQFKNVIKEIRKYNEGTLVEVLIPDMHAKHELLDIVFDERPDVLNHNVETVRSIFKEMRPQGNLDNSFEVLRYAKEKGLVTKSGFMVGLGETNEEVHQMLDKLNELKVDIVTIGQYLMPTLNHAKLDRYVTPEEFDEFKKYGESIGIKHVESGPFVRSSYNAGNVFKSLEKKENE; translated from the coding sequence TTGATTAGAAAACCAAAATGGATGAGAATAAAGATTGAAGGTAGCCAAAACCTTCACGAAGTAGAAAGTTTAGTAGATGGATTTGAATTGAACACGGTTTGCAAGGAAGCAAATTGTCCTAACAGAATGAAATGCTACGAATCTCGTACTGCTACATTTATGATTTTAGGAGATATTTGTACTAGAAATTGTAGATATTGCAACGTAACTACTGGAAGAGGAAGAGTTGTTGATGAAAAAGAACCTGAAAATGTTGCAAAAGTTGTGCAAAAATTAGGTTTGAAATACGCAGTCATTACTTCAGTTGACAGAGATGATTTAAAAGATGAAGGAGCAACTCAATTCAAGAATGTTATCAAGGAAATTAGAAAATACAATGAAGGAACATTAGTAGAAGTTTTGATTCCTGATATGCACGCAAAGCATGAATTGTTGGATATTGTTTTTGATGAAAGACCAGATGTATTAAATCACAACGTTGAAACAGTTCGTTCTATCTTTAAAGAAATGAGACCACAAGGTAACTTGGACAATTCGTTCGAAGTTTTGAGATATGCAAAAGAAAAAGGTCTTGTAACTAAATCAGGATTCATGGTTGGACTTGGAGAAACTAATGAAGAAGTTCATCAAATGTTAGATAAGTTGAACGAACTAAAAGTAGATATAGTTACAATTGGACAATATTTGATGCCAACATTGAACCATGCAAAGTTGGACAGATATGTTACTCCAGAAGAATTTGACGAATTCAAAAAATACGGTGAATCAATAGGAATTAAACACGTTGAGAGCGGCCCATTTGTAAGAAGTTCTTACAATGCGGGCAATGTATTTAAATCATTGGAGAAAAAAGAAAATGAGTAA
- a CDS encoding PPC domain-containing DNA-binding protein, translating into MRYREYYDNVLVRIEKGEDVVEKLFELVEKLQLKNGSISGIGASDNITVGLYSVEKQEYTKKNFTGEMEITSILGNISTMNDKPYLHMHITFADENLNVHGGHLNEAIISATCEIIINKIDEKVDRFKDSETGLNLYDI; encoded by the coding sequence TTGAGATATAGAGAATATTATGATAATGTTTTAGTCCGAATCGAAAAGGGCGAAGACGTTGTAGAAAAATTATTCGAATTAGTTGAAAAACTTCAACTAAAAAATGGTTCTATTTCTGGTATCGGTGCCAGCGATAATATAACTGTGGGATTATATAGTGTCGAAAAACAAGAATACACTAAGAAAAATTTCACAGGTGAAATGGAAATCACGAGCATCCTTGGAAATATCTCTACTATGAATGACAAACCTTATTTGCACATGCACATTACATTTGCAGATGAGAATTTGAATGTTCACGGTGGACATTTGAACGAGGCTATCATATCGGCAACTTGTGAAATCATAATTAATAAAATAGACGAAAAAGTTGATAGATTCAAAGATTCTGAAACAGGTTTAAATTTATACGATATATAA
- a CDS encoding acyl-CoA thioesterase has product MKAKQDTKTIVKFRANGDMGNFYGLLHGGELFKMMDTIAGVCTRRFCSNKTLTKAVNNLTFNAPTKLGEIIKITAIIDYVGKTSMECFVRAKVEGTDIIKASGYFTMVSVSEDGESEIVNEKIEYVTDEDKMYRDLAIERRKIYKEVNLLQQNYKL; this is encoded by the coding sequence ATGAAAGCAAAACAAGATACAAAAACAATTGTAAAATTCAGAGCAAATGGAGATATGGGAAATTTTTATGGACTTCTTCACGGAGGAGAATTATTCAAAATGATGGACACAATCGCAGGTGTGTGCACCAGAAGATTTTGTTCCAATAAAACATTGACAAAAGCCGTAAATAATTTGACATTCAACGCTCCAACAAAATTGGGAGAAATTATAAAAATCACAGCTATTATAGATTATGTTGGAAAAACTAGCATGGAATGTTTCGTTCGTGCAAAAGTTGAAGGCACAGATATCATAAAAGCTTCGGGATATTTCACAATGGTAAGTGTAAGCGAAGACGGAGAATCGGAAATCGTAAATGAAAAAATCGAATACGTAACAGATGAGGATAAAATGTATCGTGATTTAGCGATTGAAAGAAGAAAAATTTACAAAGAAGTAAATTTGCTTCAACAAAATTATAAACTATGA
- a CDS encoding YeiH family protein encodes MNWLNKNYKGLLLCLLIAIPCHFLGKKFPVIGGAVLAILVGIVMGYIIKDKSQFEVGMKFASKKILQYAVILLGFGMNLAVVMETGKQSLPIIILTISTSLIISYVLAKKMNIAKNIAILVGVGSSICGGSAIAATAPVIEADDEDVAQAISVIFFFNVIAALIFPLLGSVIGFSTHSGEAFGIFAGTAVNDTSSVTAAAATWDGLYNLGTQTLDKAVTVKLTRTLAIIPITLVLSYLRTKKQEQSEKVELKKIFPMFILYFILASIITTVALKMGVDAKVFNPLKELSKFFIVMAMAAIGFKTDIVKLIKTGGKPILLGFCCWIGITIVSIAMQFALGLI; translated from the coding sequence ATGAATTGGTTAAATAAAAATTATAAAGGATTATTGCTTTGCCTTTTAATAGCTATTCCTTGCCACTTTTTAGGGAAAAAATTCCCTGTAATAGGTGGAGCAGTCCTAGCGATTTTGGTTGGGATTGTTATGGGATACATTATTAAAGACAAATCACAATTTGAAGTCGGAATGAAATTTGCATCGAAAAAAATATTGCAATACGCAGTAATTTTACTTGGATTTGGAATGAATTTGGCGGTTGTAATGGAAACTGGAAAACAATCATTGCCAATAATTATACTAACTATTTCCACATCTTTAATTATTTCTTATGTACTTGCAAAGAAAATGAATATTGCGAAAAACATTGCGATATTAGTAGGAGTTGGATCATCTATTTGTGGTGGATCTGCAATTGCAGCAACTGCTCCAGTAATAGAAGCTGATGATGAAGATGTTGCACAAGCAATTTCTGTAATATTTTTCTTCAATGTAATTGCGGCTTTGATTTTCCCGTTGTTGGGAAGCGTGATTGGATTTTCCACTCATTCTGGAGAAGCGTTCGGAATTTTTGCGGGAACTGCGGTTAATGATACATCATCAGTAACAGCTGCAGCTGCAACTTGGGATGGATTGTATAATTTGGGAACACAAACATTGGACAAAGCTGTTACTGTAAAATTGACTAGAACATTAGCGATTATTCCAATCACTTTGGTATTGTCGTATTTGAGAACTAAAAAACAAGAACAATCAGAAAAAGTTGAACTCAAAAAAATATTTCCTATGTTTATTTTGTATTTCATTCTTGCAAGTATTATAACTACAGTTGCTTTGAAAATGGGAGTAGATGCGAAAGTTTTTAATCCATTAAAAGAATTGTCTAAATTTTTCATTGTAATGGCAATGGCTGCAATTGGATTTAAAACAGATATTGTAAAATTGATAAAAACAGGCGGCAAACCAATCCTACTTGGATTTTGTTGCTGGATAGGAATCACTATAGTTTCAATTGCAATGCAATTTGCACTCGGACTAATATAG
- a CDS encoding DUF523 domain-containing protein, with amino-acid sequence MQNVLISACLLGVDCKYNGSNNKLDDEIINLLKEKYNLIPVCPEIMGGMPTPRNPIEIKDGKVFDYDGEEFTKEFEKGSEEVLKLAKLYNFSIAILKENSPSCGSNYIYDGTFNHQKIKGMGIAAQKLSKENIKLFSEENIKILL; translated from the coding sequence ATGCAAAATGTTTTAATTAGCGCTTGTTTGTTGGGCGTTGATTGTAAATACAACGGATCCAATAACAAATTAGACGATGAAATTATCAATCTACTAAAAGAAAAATACAATTTAATTCCAGTGTGTCCAGAAATTATGGGTGGAATGCCTACTCCAAGAAATCCTATTGAGATTAAGGATGGGAAAGTTTTTGATTATGATGGAGAAGAATTTACTAAAGAATTTGAAAAAGGAAGTGAAGAAGTTTTGAAGTTAGCGAAGCTTTACAACTTTTCAATCGCCATTTTAAAAGAAAATTCTCCATCGTGTGGATCGAATTACATTTACGATGGAACTTTCAATCATCAAAAAATAAAAGGCATGGGAATTGCTGCTCAAAAACTTTCGAAAGAAAATATAAAATTATTTAGCGAAGAAAATATTAAAATATTACTGTAA
- the pfkB gene encoding 1-phosphofructokinase → MIYTVTLNPSIDYIMRLNDLEFGETNRAKVTELYAGGKGIMVSKLLHNLNVETQNIGFLGGFTGDYIEKLLDELGILHDFTKVKGNNRINVKLKMDLETEVNAPGPDISQQELEDFYEKLSGIEGGIVSFSGSVAANMNKDIYIEMIKKLSPNTRFTLDTTGDVLLKSLDYHPLLLKPNQNELEEIYGDKFNSKEEIISYIKSTMIPKAGYVICSLGSDGAIFVSANNSFYIPIVKGKVINSVGAGDSMVAGFIYAYLNEMSEEDMFKMAVASATATVFSYDMGEKNQIDEIFGKLKIINMGENNGN, encoded by the coding sequence ATGATATATACAGTGACATTAAATCCTTCGATTGATTACATAATGCGATTGAATGATTTAGAATTTGGAGAAACTAATAGAGCGAAAGTTACTGAACTTTACGCTGGTGGTAAAGGAATTATGGTTAGCAAATTGCTACATAATTTGAATGTAGAAACCCAAAATATTGGATTTTTGGGAGGATTTACAGGAGATTACATCGAAAAATTATTAGATGAGCTTGGAATTCTCCACGATTTTACTAAAGTTAAAGGAAATAACAGAATTAATGTAAAATTAAAGATGGATTTAGAAACAGAAGTTAATGCACCGGGGCCAGACATCTCACAACAAGAATTGGAAGATTTTTACGAAAAACTTTCTGGAATTGAGGGGGGGATAGTATCTTTTTCTGGATCTGTAGCAGCGAATATGAACAAGGATATCTACATTGAAATGATAAAAAAATTATCACCAAATACTAGATTTACCTTGGATACTACAGGCGATGTATTATTGAAAAGCTTAGACTATCATCCTTTGTTGCTCAAACCTAATCAAAACGAATTAGAAGAAATTTATGGAGATAAGTTTAATTCAAAAGAAGAAATAATTTCTTATATAAAATCAACTATGATTCCAAAAGCAGGGTATGTGATTTGTTCTTTGGGAAGTGATGGTGCGATTTTTGTGAGTGCGAATAATTCTTTTTACATTCCAATTGTAAAAGGGAAAGTTATCAACAGCGTTGGTGCTGGAGATAGCATGGTTGCAGGATTTATCTACGCTTATTTGAACGAAATGAGTGAAGAAGATATGTTCAAAATGGCTGTAGCAAGTGCGACTGCGACAGTTTTCTCATACGATATGGGAGAAAAAAATCAAATAGATGAAATTTTTGGCAAATTAAAAATAATAAATATGGGGGAAAATAATGGAAATTAA
- a CDS encoding PTS fructose transporter subunit IIABC gives MEIKDLLSKDLMIMNLKSTTKKDVIDEMIEKLYENNVINDVLKFRSEIMKRELESSTGLGEGVAMPHAKTSAVNKPAIVFARSTTGVDYEALDGEDTYIFFMIAATEGQNQMHIETLAKLSKLLLKEGFIDRLKSSESPEDVYKTIDEYAEESEPKVAPVETSSIYTEKPFILAVTACPTGIAHTYMAEEALKEQASKMGVDIKVETNGSDGVKNKLNADDIEKATGIIIAADRKVETARFNGKNVIECPVSDAIRNPKDLIQKIVDGKAKIYHADESQSKEVEEETTNWKSKLYQDIMNGVSHMLPFVVGGGILLALSFLVERFFSDTSPIYNLFSVGGKAAFGFLIPILAGYIAMSIGDRPALMPGMVAGFIAGQGAGFLGGLLGGFLAGYVILFLKKITRNLPKSLEGTKPMLIFPVFGLLLTSLGMIFVISPVFTVINKTINGFLANMGTTNSILLGALLGAMMSVDMGGPVNKASYTFSIGVFTDTGNGAFMAATMAGGMVAPLAIAIASSLFKNKFDEKEKKSAITNYILGASFITEGAIPFAAKDPLRVIVSSVIGSAIAGGLTQAFEIKSPAPHGGIFILPAMESVDKALFFVLSVAVGSLVSAIIYGLWKQKAE, from the coding sequence ATGGAAATTAAAGATTTGCTTTCAAAAGATCTAATGATCATGAATCTTAAATCTACAACAAAGAAAGATGTTATAGATGAAATGATTGAAAAATTGTACGAAAACAATGTTATTAATGATGTACTAAAATTTAGATCTGAAATTATGAAAAGAGAGTTGGAATCTTCGACAGGTCTTGGAGAAGGTGTTGCTATGCCTCATGCGAAAACATCTGCAGTGAACAAACCTGCGATTGTGTTTGCGAGAAGTACAACTGGTGTTGATTATGAAGCGTTGGATGGAGAAGATACTTATATATTTTTCATGATTGCCGCAACTGAAGGACAAAACCAAATGCACATTGAAACTTTGGCGAAATTGTCCAAGCTTTTATTAAAAGAAGGATTTATTGATAGATTAAAATCATCAGAATCTCCAGAAGATGTTTACAAAACTATTGATGAGTACGCAGAAGAATCTGAGCCGAAAGTAGCACCAGTAGAAACTAGCTCGATTTATACAGAAAAACCATTCATTTTAGCTGTAACTGCATGTCCTACTGGAATTGCACACACTTATATGGCGGAAGAAGCTTTGAAGGAACAAGCATCTAAAATGGGAGTTGACATCAAGGTAGAAACAAACGGATCTGATGGTGTTAAAAATAAATTAAATGCTGATGATATCGAAAAAGCTACGGGAATTATAATTGCTGCTGATAGAAAAGTAGAAACAGCACGTTTTAACGGAAAAAACGTAATTGAATGTCCTGTTTCCGATGCAATTAGAAATCCAAAAGATTTGATTCAAAAAATCGTTGACGGAAAAGCGAAGATTTATCACGCAGATGAATCACAATCAAAAGAAGTTGAAGAAGAAACGACAAATTGGAAATCAAAATTATACCAAGATATTATGAATGGTGTAAGTCATATGTTGCCATTTGTAGTTGGTGGTGGAATTTTATTGGCGTTGTCATTCTTAGTTGAAAGATTTTTCTCGGACACTTCACCAATTTACAATTTATTCTCAGTAGGTGGCAAGGCCGCATTTGGATTTTTGATTCCAATTTTGGCAGGATACATTGCTATGAGTATTGGCGATAGACCAGCGTTGATGCCTGGTATGGTTGCAGGTTTCATTGCTGGACAAGGTGCAGGATTTTTGGGAGGACTGTTAGGTGGTTTCTTAGCAGGTTATGTTATTTTATTCTTGAAGAAAATTACTAGAAATCTTCCTAAATCTCTCGAAGGAACTAAACCAATGTTGATCTTCCCAGTATTTGGGTTGCTTCTCACATCTTTGGGTATGATTTTTGTAATATCTCCAGTGTTTACTGTAATCAATAAAACAATCAACGGATTTTTGGCAAATATGGGAACTACAAACTCGATTTTACTTGGAGCTTTGCTCGGAGCGATGATGAGTGTGGATATGGGTGGTCCTGTTAACAAAGCAAGTTACACTTTCTCCATCGGAGTCTTCACAGATACTGGCAATGGAGCATTCATGGCAGCTACAATGGCTGGTGGTATGGTTGCACCTCTTGCAATAGCCATCGCATCTAGTCTATTTAAAAATAAATTTGACGAAAAAGAAAAAAAATCAGCAATCACAAATTATATTTTGGGTGCATCATTTATCACAGAAGGAGCTATTCCATTTGCAGCAAAAGATCCATTGAGAGTAATTGTGTCATCTGTAATAGGTAGTGCAATTGCAGGTGGACTTACACAAGCATTTGAAATAAAATCTCCAGCACCACACGGAGGAATATTCATTTTACCAGCTATGGAATCTGTAGACAAAGCATTGTTCTTCGTATTATCCGTAGCAGTTGGATCTTTGGTTTCAGCAATCATTTATGGATTGTGGAAACAAAAAGCAGAATAA
- a CDS encoding lipoate--protein ligase gives MKYYFNNDSVDPYYNFAVEYFFAKHNIPVFILWRNKDSILLGKNQNIYREINLKYAEENGINLVRRLSGGGCIYTDEKNMQYTFIESQNYANDFKHFANMIINQMKKMGLNPEFSGRNDILIDGKKISGNAQYMKNSMVVHHGTILFDIGVEKMMHSLTPQKIKFEGKAIKSVESRITTINDMIDMEYDEFFNKIKNGIIEDNNLEEYALNDSEKEEVNKYIDLFKNEEFIYSKGETTANYQRKHKFGVVEYSYNIKDNLIDSFKIEGDFFSNKDISEFCDMFVGKAMTIDGFHNVLKDVNIGEYIVGMDEKVFLGDIFD, from the coding sequence ATGAAATATTATTTTAATAATGACAGCGTAGATCCGTATTACAATTTTGCGGTTGAATATTTTTTTGCAAAGCACAACATTCCAGTGTTTATTTTGTGGAGAAATAAGGATTCAATCTTACTAGGCAAAAATCAAAACATTTACAGAGAAATTAACTTGAAGTATGCTGAAGAAAATGGGATTAATCTAGTTCGTAGATTGTCTGGCGGTGGCTGCATATATACTGATGAAAAAAATATGCAATACACTTTTATTGAAAGTCAAAACTACGCAAATGATTTCAAACATTTTGCAAACATGATAATCAATCAAATGAAAAAAATGGGACTTAATCCAGAATTCAGCGGAAGAAATGATATTTTGATTGACGGTAAGAAAATAAGTGGTAACGCACAATATATGAAAAACAGCATGGTTGTTCATCATGGTACAATTCTTTTCGATATTGGTGTCGAAAAAATGATGCATTCACTTACTCCGCAAAAAATAAAATTCGAAGGAAAAGCCATCAAATCTGTAGAATCCAGAATCACAACTATTAATGATATGATTGATATGGAATACGATGAGTTTTTCAATAAAATTAAAAACGGTATCATTGAAGATAATAACTTAGAAGAATACGCGCTTAACGATTCTGAAAAAGAAGAAGTGAATAAATACATCGATTTATTTAAAAATGAAGAATTTATTTACTCAAAAGGAGAAACTACCGCGAATTATCAAAGAAAACACAAGTTTGGAGTTGTGGAGTATAGCTACAACATAAAGGATAATTTGATCGATAGTTTCAAAATAGAAGGAGATTTCTTTTCGAACAAAGATATTTCAGAATTTTGCGATATGTTTGTTGGAAAGGCTATGACAATAGATGGTTTCCACAATGTTTTGAAGGATGTTAATATTGGAGAATACATTGTTGGAATGGATGAGAAAGTGTTTTTAGGTGATATATTTGATTAG
- a CDS encoding ABC transporter ATP-binding protein/permease, producing the protein MNKYIFREKINLLVQILLTILLSCFMSVAIVFTKRLFEIENKTLSLIVISVSLILFSGLNYLKDRTIYNMGLSFVEGFKQDLFHNVISQNFYEIQQKEKTFSNDITSTSLYLKEYYIIPTLELISDTILLIAVFVTIGYCVSFVPVSIITVGVLIFSLINVRIDKSIIEKKINTSNLRKKYVYFLDDMLNSKKVINSKANKALEVVHSKLIEDISEKVMDLDKEELTKYNLKLLFIGLYFIISLIYIIKSPEIKTGEIIILISSIMLLYHMIKKIVKERSMIVQSEDKVFEMEEIFGNQEKSDKIIEHIKDIEFRDVKLYSSNVKVKINYTFNTDKKYLIICENEEVVNLLAKSFIQTLSPQSGMILVNNEPIEEFDLSSNMLVTYDESYIFDTDFRNNVTLFNSFADKKIPPLLSIFDEELTSKQRYSEYSDRDKNLIRYKRIINQDSEFNMVVNLFENLDENTGNILLEDFILRFNGSIYCAKDVNPFIKEKFDEVLYVKNIDSDYLLVQE; encoded by the coding sequence ATGAACAAGTATATTTTTAGAGAAAAAATCAATTTGCTGGTGCAAATTTTACTGACGATTTTGTTGTCGTGTTTCATGTCGGTGGCTATAGTATTTACCAAAAGGTTATTTGAAATTGAAAACAAAACCTTATCATTGATTGTTATTAGTGTTTCATTGATTTTGTTTTCAGGATTAAATTATCTGAAGGACAGAACAATCTACAATATGGGACTTTCTTTTGTAGAAGGTTTCAAGCAAGATTTGTTTCACAATGTGATTTCACAAAACTTTTATGAAATACAACAAAAAGAAAAAACTTTTTCGAATGACATCACATCGACATCACTTTACTTAAAAGAATACTACATTATTCCGACATTGGAATTAATATCTGATACAATTTTATTGATTGCAGTTTTTGTTACAATAGGATATTGCGTATCATTTGTTCCAGTGTCAATTATAACAGTTGGAGTGTTGATTTTCAGTTTAATCAATGTGAGAATCGACAAATCAATAATAGAAAAGAAAATAAATACATCAAATTTAAGAAAAAAATACGTTTATTTTCTTGATGATATGTTAAACTCCAAGAAAGTTATCAACTCAAAAGCAAACAAAGCTCTTGAAGTTGTACACAGCAAACTAATTGAAGATATATCAGAAAAAGTTATGGATCTTGACAAGGAAGAACTCACGAAATACAACCTAAAATTATTGTTTATTGGATTGTATTTTATAATCAGTTTGATTTATATTATCAAATCACCAGAAATAAAAACTGGTGAAATTATAATACTTATCAGCTCAATCATGTTGTTGTATCACATGATTAAAAAAATCGTAAAAGAAAGATCCATGATTGTGCAATCTGAAGATAAAGTTTTCGAAATGGAAGAAATTTTTGGCAATCAAGAAAAATCAGATAAAATCATCGAACACATAAAAGACATTGAGTTTAGAGATGTAAAATTGTATTCTTCAAATGTTAAAGTTAAAATCAACTACACATTTAATACTGACAAAAAATACTTAATTATTTGTGAGAATGAAGAAGTTGTAAATTTACTAGCTAAATCATTCATTCAGACATTGTCTCCACAAAGTGGAATGATTTTAGTCAATAACGAGCCTATAGAGGAGTTTGATTTGTCATCAAACATGCTAGTAACGTACGATGAAAGTTATATTTTCGACACTGATTTTAGAAACAATGTTACATTATTCAATTCATTTGCTGATAAAAAAATTCCACCGTTATTAAGCATATTCGATGAAGAATTGACTTCAAAACAAAGATATTCTGAATACAGTGATAGGGACAAGAATTTGATTAGATACAAGAGAATAATCAATCAAGATTCTGAATTCAACATGGTAGTTAATTTGTTTGAAAATTTGGACGAAAATACTGGAAATATTTTGCTTGAAGATTTCATTTTGAGATTCAATGGATCAATCTACTGTGCTAAGGACGTTAATCCATTTATCAAGGAAAAATTTGACGAAGTATTGTATGTTAAAAATATTGACAGCGACTATTTGTTAGTTCAAGAATAA
- a CDS encoding Maf family protein, with amino-acid sequence MKYVKNITKIGKLDKFNNVILVSKSPRRNELLKNICEFESTSTDIDERKIEKLAYEKYKDREIIEKLALVCCEISKAKIHPLELKDDTLYISSDTIVINDGKILNKPKNYNEALDMLTSYLGKIHKVVTSVCLKSKNYEEIFYTYSNVKFSEKTDKNIQLIKEYIDEGTVYDKAGAYGIQDLNPVLIDYIEGDLNTIIGLPVSEINKRICKN; translated from the coding sequence ATGAAATACGTAAAAAATATTACAAAAATCGGAAAATTAGACAAATTTAATAACGTAATTTTGGTGAGCAAATCTCCAAGAAGAAACGAATTATTGAAAAATATTTGTGAATTTGAAAGCACTTCAACAGATATTGACGAGAGAAAAATAGAAAAGTTAGCTTATGAAAAATATAAAGATAGAGAAATCATAGAAAAGCTTGCACTTGTTTGCTGCGAAATTTCCAAAGCAAAAATTCATCCATTAGAATTAAAAGATGACACGCTTTACATTTCTTCTGATACAATTGTGATTAATGATGGAAAAATTTTGAACAAACCAAAAAATTACAACGAAGCGTTGGATATGCTAACATCCTATCTTGGAAAAATTCACAAAGTTGTAACGTCTGTTTGTTTAAAATCAAAAAATTACGAAGAAATATTCTACACTTACAGTAACGTAAAATTTTCAGAAAAAACAGATAAAAATATCCAATTAATCAAAGAATACATCGACGAAGGCACAGTCTACGACAAAGCTGGTGCATACGGAATTCAGGATTTAAATCCAGTTCTTATAGATTATATCGAAGGTGATTTGAACACAATTATAGGCCTTCCTGTCAGTGAAATTAATAAAAGAATTTGCAAAAATTAA